The Streptomyces sp. NBC_00483 genome contains the following window.
CGACACCCCCGGTGAGGCGGACTACTACCGCAACGGCGGCATCCTTCAGTACGTGCTGCGCAGCCTGATCAGCGAGTAAGCAGGTCAGTAACGCAGTTGGGCCGCGATCCCCGTGGGGGTCGCGGCCCTTCGCGTTCCGCGATTCAGCGGTTCGCGCCGCGCAGGAACGCGGTCCACGCCTCCGGCGCGACGGTGAAGTGCGGGCCGCCGTCGGCGTTCTTGGAGTCGCGGACGTGGACGGCGGTGGGGTGGGTGGCGACCTCTACGCAGGCGCCACCTTCGTCGCCGCTGTAGCTCGACTTCCGCCAGGCGTAGGCGACTTCGAGGCAGGCGCCACCTTCGCTGCCGCTGTAGCTCGACTTGAACCAGGTCAATGCGGTGGTCATAGCTCTCCTAGCAGCCGGTCCAGCAGGCCCACGGACTGCTCGGGCGTCAGGGCCTGTGATCGCAGCATCGCATACTTGCACGCCAGGGAGGACACCTCGCTGGGGTCGCAAACCCACTGGCTGCCGCGCTGGGACTCGGTGTACGCAAGGTGCTGGTGCTCCGGTGTCTCCAGGAGGATGAAGGCACCGTTGAGCCCGGCATGCGTGGGTGCGTCGAGCGGCAGGAACTGGAGTGCCAAGCCCGGGAGTTCGGCGCACGCCCGCAGGTGCCGGAGCTGCTCCGCTCGTGCCAGTGGGTCGAGGTACGCCAGCTTGAGCGCCGCCTCCCAGACGACGAAGCTGAGCGTCGGCGGGCACTTGCGATGCAGGACCTCCTGCCGCTGTACGCGCGCGGCCGTCTTGGTCTCGATCTCGTCCTCGTCGTACGCCGGGACCCGGTTGCGCAGCACCGTGCGGGCGCAGTCCTCGGTCTGGAGGATGCCCGGCACGGTCAGGACGTCGTACCAGGACAGCGCGATGGCCTCCCGCTCGTGCGCCATGTACGACTCCGCCCACAACGGAAACTGGTCCACCTCCGGCATCGCCGCCACCGCCGCGGCCAACGCCCCCTTGGTCTCAAGGAGTTGGTCCATCGAAGCCGCCAGCTTCGGTACCAGCGGGCGGCGCGCCTGCTCGATCGCCGCGATCGTCGACTCGGCCACTATCAGCCGCTCCGCGAGCGCCGCCTGCGTGTAACCGGCGGCCTTCCGGAAGAGGGCGACGAGGTCGGCGACCAGCCTCATCGCCGACGGATTCTTCGGCGGATGTTGCGCAGGGCTCATGACGGGCAATCTCCCCGCCCCCGTTCTTTCTTGACCCCACTCGAACCCCGACAAAAAATCTGTCGGGGTTGATTCACTGTTGCCAGTCAATCACTCTCCGCAACATTCCACTTGTGAACCTGGAACCCCGCGAGCACTTCTACCGCCGCGAACGCCAATCCGTCCCCGCCGCCCGGGAGTTCACCCGCGCCGCGCTTGCCGACTGGGGCGTGGGGGACGACCGCGCGCACGACGTCCTGCTGTGCGTCAGCGAACTCGCCACCAACGCCCTCCTGCACGGCGTCCCGCCCGGCCGCGGCTACCTCCTGCGCCTCCTGCCCCACGCGGATGCGCTTCGCGTCGAGGTCCACGACAGCGGCAACGGCGTGCCGCACATGGTGCGGCCGGACGAGGGTGGCCGGGGGCTGATCCTCGTCGAGGCGCTCGCGGACACGTGGGGCGTGGGGGAGCGGGACCCCGGCAAGGTGGTGTGGTGTGAGTTCGGGCATCTGGTGCCCCGGCCTCGTACACGTAAAGTAGGAGACACGTGGGCGACGGGGGTGAGCGGTGGAACTGGGCGCAATGGGGCTGAAGCTCGCGTCCTCGGTGGTGGTGCCGCTGCTGAAGCGGTTCGTGCTGCCTCCGGCGAAGGTGGCGGGAGCCGAGTTCCCCGGTGAAAAGCCCGTGCGCGTACGGTCGTTGCTGTCCTTCGTCGGCGATCATCCCGCCCTCAGCCGTGACGACATGCACCGCCTTTCGCGGGAGCTGGTGCGCCGCGCCGTGCGGGCCGCGCCGCCGCACGAGGCCAGGCTGCCCGACGACGAGCACGACGCGGTGGGCCAGGCCCTCACCCGTACGCTCTTCGCGCTCGGCCAGCTCGACATGAACGACGTCGACGTGGTGGTGCTCGGGCCCGAGGAACTGGCCGCCACGCTGTCCAGCGCGGCGGAGGCGGACATCAAGGGGCTGCTCACCGCGGACGCGGCCCGCTTCCACGACGCGCTGCTCGTCACCGCCTGCGTGCACCTCGTGCGATTCTTCACCGAACGCCCCGGCTTCGAGGCCCGCGCCCAGTTGTCGAACTTTCGCCAACTCCGCGAACAGAAGGAGCTGTTGGAGCGCGTGCTGCGGACCGTGTCCGGTGAGGACCACCAGGCCGCCGACATCCGCTTCGAGGAGCAGTACGCCGACTACGTCGTCGGGAAGCACGGTCAGCTCACGATCTACGGCGTCGACCTGCGCGACCCCGCCGGACCCGAATGGCCGCTCGACGACGCCTACTTGAGCCTCACCGCCGTACCGATCGTGGCCGCGGAGGAGGACGGCGACTACGAGACCGTGCCCGAGGAGAGCGTCGAGACCGCGCTCGCCGGGCGCGGCAAGGTCCTGCTGCACGGCCTCGCCGGCACCGGCAAGACGACGCTCGTGCAGTGGCTCGCGCTGACCACCGCGCGTCAGGAGGCCGTGCCCGTCGCGCTGCCGCAGCTGATCGGGCGCGTCCCGTTCGTGCTGCCGCTGCGCACCCTCGCCCGCCAAGGGTCCGAACTCCCG
Protein-coding sequences here:
- a CDS encoding helix-turn-helix domain-containing protein codes for the protein MSPAQHPPKNPSAMRLVADLVALFRKAAGYTQAALAERLIVAESTIAAIEQARRPLVPKLAASMDQLLETKGALAAAVAAMPEVDQFPLWAESYMAHEREAIALSWYDVLTVPGILQTEDCARTVLRNRVPAYDEDEIETKTAARVQRQEVLHRKCPPTLSFVVWEAALKLAYLDPLARAEQLRHLRACAELPGLALQFLPLDAPTHAGLNGAFILLETPEHQHLAYTESQRGSQWVCDPSEVSSLACKYAMLRSQALTPEQSVGLLDRLLGEL
- a CDS encoding DUF397 domain-containing protein, producing the protein MTTALTWFKSSYSGSEGGACLEVAYAWRKSSYSGDEGGACVEVATHPTAVHVRDSKNADGGPHFTVAPEAWTAFLRGANR